One genomic region from Mycobacterium basiliense encodes:
- a CDS encoding PE family protein, with product MSYVIAAPEAFAAVASDLSGIGSGITQANAAAAGPTTTILAAGADEVSAAVAALFGEHAQTYQALGMRLASFHEQFVQSLTASAGAYAGAEAAAAAPLQGLLDLINAPTQLLLGRPLIGNGANGAPGTGQAGGDGGLLYGNGGAGGSGGAGQAGGAGGAAGLFGNGGAGGAGGDSIGGTAGAGGVGGTAGLLYGTGGTGGAGGLGGGGIGGAGGAGGSGLLFGFGGVGGTGGLGEDVGGVGGAGGNSGLFQLFGTGGAGGLGGLAEGGSSAAGAGGAGGAGGLFNAGGAGGDGGYGLDGATGGMGGAGGAGGLLTGNGGAGGVGGQSDGAGGAGGVGGAGGLFGSGGAGGAGGASAGFSFNDNAIAAAGGDGGAGGAGGIFGSGGTGGAGGAGEISTGANSTGGAGGAGGAGGAAGLLGSGGSGGSGGTGGQSTGDGSTAGTGGIGGSGGTGGLFGPGGSGGAGGTGGQSSGVGSTDAAGGVGGKGGTGGLFSTGGSGGAGGNSADGGDGGTGGLFGSGGSGGAGGNGIGKGSVGGDGGNGGNAGAFSGSGGSGGAGGFGDNSGDGGDGGNAGLLYGNGGAGGMGGTAVSSDGGAGGRGGNGGLIGNGGDGGAGGLSFSTAGGTGGAGGTAPLGNGGNGGNGGSGNPAGAGGIGGTGGLFGQSGFDGLS from the coding sequence GTGTCGTACGTAATCGCCGCGCCAGAAGCGTTCGCAGCGGTGGCCTCGGACTTGTCCGGTATCGGGTCGGGTATCACCCAAGCCAACGCGGCAGCGGCGGGCCCAACCACGACGATCCTGGCCGCCGGGGCCGATGAGGTGTCGGCGGCCGTCGCGGCGCTGTTCGGCGAGCACGCCCAGACCTATCAGGCGCTCGGCATGCGGTTGGCATCCTTTCACGAGCAGTTCGTCCAGTCGCTGACCGCCAGCGCCGGTGCTTATGCCGGCGCCGAGGCCGCCGCTGCGGCACCGTTGCAGGGCCTCCTCGACCTGATAAATGCGCCCACCCAGCTGTTGTTGGGGCGTCCGTTGATTGGCAACGGCGCCAACGGAGCACCCGGGACGGGACAGGCCGGCGGGGACGGAGGCCTGCTATACGGCAACGGCGGCGCCGGCGGGTCGGGCGGCGCTGGCCAGGCCGGTGGCGCCGGCGGGGCCGCCGGCCTGTTCGGAAACGGCGGAGCGGGTGGCGCTGGGGGTGACTCGATTGGCGGCACCGCGGGCGCCGGCGGTGTCGGCGGCACCGCCGGACTGTTGTACGGCACCGGCGGCACCGGTGGCGCCGGCGGCCTCGGTGGCGGCGGTATCGGTGGGGCGGGCGGTGCCGGCGGGTCCGGCCTGTTGTTCGGCTTCGGCGGCGTCGGCGGCACCGGCGGATTGGGCGAAGACGTCGGCGGGGTCGGCGGGGCCGGCGGCAACAGCGGGCTATTCCAGCTGTTCGGCACCGGCGGCGCCGGCGGCCTCGGCGGGCTTGCCGAGGGTGGAAGCAGCGCCGCCGGGGCCGGCGGAGCGGGCGGAGCCGGCGGGCTGTTCAACGCCGGTGGTGCCGGCGGCGACGGCGGGTACGGCCTCGACGGCGCCACCGGTGGGATGGGCGGCGCCGGCGGGGCCGGTGGCCTGCTGACCGGTAATGGCGGCGCGGGTGGCGTCGGCGGGCAGAGCGACGGGGCAGGCGGGGCCGGCGGCGTCGGCGGCGCGGGCGGGCTGTTCGGCTCGGGCGGGGCCGGCGGCGCCGGCGGCGCCAGCGCCGGGTTCAGCTTCAACGACAACGCGATCGCAGCGGCCGGAGGCGATGGTGGCGCTGGCGGCGCCGGCGGCATATTCGGTTCTGGTGGGACCGGCGGTGCCGGCGGCGCCGGCGAGATCAGCACGGGCGCCAACTCGACGGGCGGAGCTGGCGGTGCCGGCGGAGCCGGCGGGGCAGCAGGCCTGCTCGGGTCGGGCGGCTCCGGCGGCAGCGGCGGAACCGGCGGGCAAAGCACCGGCGACGGCTCAACCGCCGGGACCGGTGGGATCGGCGGCAGCGGCGGAACCGGCGGGCTGTTCGGGCCCGGCGGGTCGGGCGGCGCCGGCGGCACCGGCGGACAGAGCAGCGGGGTCGGCTCGACCGATGCCGCCGGTGGTGTTGGCGGCAAGGGCGGTACCGGCGGGCTATTCAGCACGGGCGGCTCCGGTGGCGCCGGCGGAAACAGCGCTGACGGCGGGGACGGCGGTACCGGCGGGCTGTTCGGTTCCGGCGGCTCGGGCGGCGCCGGCGGCAACGGCATCGGCAAGGGCTCGGTCGGCGGGGACGGCGGCAACGGCGGCAACGCCGGCGCATTCTCCGGCTCGGGCGGCTCCGGCGGGGCCGGCGGATTCGGCGATAACAGCGGCGACGGCGGCGACGGCGGCAACGCCGGTCTCCTCTACGGCAACGGCGGCGCCGGCGGCATGGGCGGGACGGCCGTCTCCAGCGACGGCGGGGCCGGCGGGCGCGGCGGCAATGGCGGGCTCATCGGCAACGGGGGCGACGGCGGGGCCGGCGGGCTGAGCTTCTCCACAGCCGGCGGCACCGGCGGCGCCGGCGGCACCGCGCCGCTCGGCAACGGCGGCAACGGTGGCAACGGTGGCAGCGGCAACCCGGCAGGCGCCGGCGGCATCGGCGGTACGGGCGGGCTATTCGGCCAGAGCGGATTCGACGGACTGTCGTAG
- a CDS encoding PE family protein encodes MSYVIAVPEYLSAAAADLAGIGSTINSANAAAAAPTTAILAAGADEVSATIAGLFDAHAQAYQALSAQAALFHQQFVQLMTAGAGQYASAEAANASPMQQLQSLVNSPVQALTGRPLIGDGADGVDGTGQNGGDGGWLWGNGGNGGSGAAGTNAAGQAGGSGGNAGLIGHGGDGGSGGIGASGATGQDGFAGGNGGQAGAGGWLFGQGGNGGTGGAGGVAGAAGFNAGNDGGAGGAGGLAGRGGLFVGHGGTGGAGGDGGAGTAGTVAGQMGGTGGVGGNGGHGGNSGLLYGNGGAGGNSGDGGSFVANGNALNGASGAVVGGVAGNGGNSGLFGDGGAGGNGGTGGAGQPVTFLGSQFGGQGGVGGSAGYGGDGGLIFGSGGTGGTGGAGGDGGSAPIGQTTNGHGGYGGYGGSGGRSGMIGNGGNAGNGGNGGNGGGGAALQGGDAGAGAVGGVGGDAWLFGNGGAGGTGGDTGTPGSNGTVLQTSNGSNGGRGGFFNGSGGNGGDAGTVPAGFVAPAGSGIGGDGGDAQMIGNGGNGGAGAGAGQGGTGGSGGTGGYLFGARGANGPD; translated from the coding sequence TTGTCGTATGTGATTGCGGTTCCGGAATATTTGTCCGCAGCAGCAGCGGATTTGGCGGGTATCGGATCGACGATCAACTCCGCCAACGCTGCTGCCGCGGCACCCACGACGGCGATTCTGGCCGCGGGCGCCGATGAGGTTTCGGCGACGATCGCGGGTTTGTTCGACGCGCACGCCCAGGCATATCAGGCGCTGAGCGCGCAGGCGGCGTTGTTCCATCAGCAATTCGTGCAGTTGATGACTGCCGGTGCCGGCCAGTATGCCAGCGCAGAAGCCGCAAACGCCTCACCGATGCAACAGCTTCAGAGTCTGGTGAACTCGCCCGTGCAGGCCCTCACCGGCCGTCCGCTGATCGGTGACGGTGCCGACGGCGTCGACGGCACTGGGCAAAACGGTGGCGATGGCGGTTGGTTGTGGGGCAATGGTGGCAACGGCGGTTCGGGTGCTGCCGGGACCAACGCGGCCGGTCAAGCCGGCGGCAGCGGTGGGAATGCCGGGCTCATCGGCCATGGGGGTGACGGCGGCAGCGGCGGAATAGGTGCGTCGGGGGCGACCGGCCAAGACGGCTTCGCGGGCGGTAATGGCGGTCAGGCCGGCGCCGGCGGGTGGCTGTTTGGCCAGGGCGGAAACGGCGGAACCGGCGGTGCGGGCGGGGTAGCCGGCGCGGCCGGCTTCAACGCCGGCAACGATGGCGGCGCCGGCGGCGCAGGGGGTTTGGCTGGTCGCGGCGGGCTGTTCGTTGGCCACGGTGGAACCGGGGGTGCTGGCGGTGACGGCGGCGCCGGCACCGCCGGCACGGTCGCCGGCCAGATGGGCGGCACCGGCGGTGTCGGCGGCAACGGCGGTCACGGCGGAAACAGCGGATTGCTCTACGGCAACGGCGGGGCCGGTGGAAACAGCGGTGACGGCGGGTCCTTCGTGGCCAACGGGAACGCCCTGAACGGCGCTAGCGGTGCTGTCGTCGGCGGCGTAGCCGGCAACGGAGGCAACTCGGGACTGTTCGGTGACGGTGGAGCCGGTGGGAACGGCGGAACCGGTGGGGCCGGCCAGCCCGTTACCTTCCTCGGTTCACAGTTCGGCGGCCAAGGCGGAGTCGGCGGCTCCGCCGGATATGGCGGCGACGGCGGCTTGATCTTTGGCAGCGGCGGGACCGGCGGCACCGGCGGTGCTGGCGGCGATGGTGGTAGCGCCCCGATAGGTCAGACCACCAATGGCCATGGCGGCTATGGCGGCTATGGCGGCAGCGGGGGCCGCAGCGGCATGATCGGCAACGGCGGCAACGCCGGCAACGGTGGCAACGGCGGCAACGGTGGCGGCGGGGCGGCCCTGCAGGGCGGCGACGCGGGCGCCGGCGCGGTCGGGGGCGTCGGAGGCGATGCCTGGCTGTTCGGCAATGGTGGCGCGGGCGGCACCGGCGGCGACACCGGAACCCCGGGGTCGAACGGAACGGTCCTACAGACCAGTAACGGCAGCAACGGCGGCCGTGGCGGCTTCTTTAACGGCAGCGGCGGCAATGGCGGTGACGCGGGTACCGTGCCGGCGGGCTTTGTGGCCCCGGCGGGCAGCGGTATTGGTGGTGATGGCGGCGACGCCCAGATGATCGGCAATGGCGGCAACGGGGGCGCGGGTGCCGGAGCCGGCCAGGGCGGGACCGGCGGCTCGGGCGGGACCGGCGGTTACCTGTTCGGCGCCCGCGGTGCGAACGGTCCGGACTAG